A region of Acidithiobacillus ferridurans DNA encodes the following proteins:
- a CDS encoding pilus assembly protein, translating to MRHGPRTRHYPLWLGAALAFSPFALAGAATLPPTLPISSIPLISVQYGAPQVLFVLDNSQSMDGNLAGAIMTGSGTATDNGNPVDLNSSSPANYTVPAGFTAPVSGTTSGSAPYTVNGTDNSASRLNVAKEAIQQAYNQWNGVMDFGLMDYGVKGTPSKYTTWVYYMSGPDGFAFGTSSTAPTQTKDGLTVPLQSVPNPCYYPNTQATTSCQDIHAYFTRIGVSGSFSDPWLYIQDTSDEPDINDVLYASRRLPSNFITYAGPHPTSPYTGYTLSNYNNGTILENYNKSTVPGAFGTSPTNAGYVPYSPQVWYSERGFGYDNNITNSGSLPISIQKSTATQGQLFAAQLAPETNTNSSEIKADAINATMAGTLASAYDYLMGTSGPALPSSTCTSKKYVILVTDGLPTVDNQGGLWPPLGSAAAAGYGVTATFNQNGTVNTTNDQALTDTIAAITTLQQAGIDTYVVGMGAGVDPSLNPTAYATLNAMAIAGGTQKAIAATSPAAVAQSLTAILQAIEANQSTTGVALNSSSQAGANLVYQASYTTKVWIGNLKAETLSSVLSTPNSPTISWQAVGANPGGTITSGSLQNGSAPNVFSWNPACTKTTACGIPFTWNSLSSTQQTDLDQGYYSTLSGSQQASFGSAAAYGQAIMQWLLNGNTSGGVFRTPSALLADIVDSTPLYVGPPNDGSLEPSYQNFVTAHATRTPMVYVGSNGGMLYGFNALTGAPVFSFVPNGVYPNLAQLPQLNYTHQYYVDGSPTEADIQFSGGTTPWNSVLVGGLDSGGDSIYALNVTDPTSFSASDVMWEFTNPDLGLTYSQPQIAEVDDNGTPTWAAIFGSGYNSPAGWPYLFIVNAQTGTLIQSVDLCSYLPASEASYCSASYPDGLSTPAVASSGNGFVAGTVYAGDLQGNLWRINVQQLLNPTTSTSSGTQPPAVSVLFHATTTQTTTSSTGVTTTTTVPQPITTQPTVTASPRGAPPGNFVTFGTGQLLTTSDLTNTNVQSIYAVLDNGSGTTITQSQLQARGITGATATNGQKVIVAAANTSNLINWASQDGWYLPLTDAGSGNIPVGLRSITNMDLNLNRLIFTLYAPNTATCGGTGQSYLMILNYAEGTTFGQPQFFVNNNLSNPLTSGGANVSGVSLGNQYAGAPTQSGNHLLIPLGNGTITPFTLAPPPLSPVGWRSIIQ from the coding sequence ATGCGCCACGGTCCCAGAACACGGCACTATCCACTTTGGCTGGGTGCGGCCCTCGCCTTCTCTCCATTCGCACTGGCCGGTGCAGCCACGCTCCCTCCGACGTTGCCGATATCCTCCATTCCGCTGATCAGTGTGCAATATGGCGCACCACAGGTGTTGTTCGTACTGGACAATTCACAGTCCATGGACGGGAATCTGGCAGGCGCTATCATGACGGGGTCGGGAACGGCGACGGACAACGGCAATCCAGTTGATCTGAACTCCTCCAGTCCGGCGAATTATACGGTGCCTGCCGGGTTCACCGCGCCGGTAAGTGGCACCACGAGCGGCAGCGCGCCTTATACCGTCAATGGCACAGATAACTCGGCCAGCCGTCTGAACGTAGCCAAAGAGGCTATCCAGCAGGCTTATAATCAGTGGAACGGGGTGATGGATTTCGGACTCATGGATTATGGCGTGAAGGGGACTCCCAGCAAATACACTACATGGGTTTATTACATGAGCGGTCCGGATGGCTTTGCATTTGGGACCTCTTCCACAGCCCCCACCCAAACGAAGGACGGACTGACCGTGCCGCTGCAGTCGGTGCCCAACCCTTGCTATTATCCGAACACGCAGGCGACCACATCCTGCCAAGATATTCATGCCTATTTCACCAGGATAGGCGTTAGCGGAAGTTTTAGCGATCCATGGTTATACATACAGGACACCAGTGACGAGCCGGATATCAACGATGTGCTTTATGCTTCGAGAAGGTTGCCGTCCAACTTTATCACCTATGCGGGACCGCACCCGACCTCTCCCTACACGGGCTATACCCTGTCGAATTACAACAACGGGACCATCCTTGAGAATTACAACAAGAGCACAGTTCCCGGTGCCTTTGGTACCTCTCCTACCAATGCCGGATACGTGCCTTATTCCCCGCAGGTCTGGTATTCCGAAAGAGGATTCGGGTATGACAACAATATAACCAATTCAGGGTCATTACCCATATCCATCCAAAAGTCTACTGCGACGCAAGGCCAGCTTTTCGCCGCGCAACTTGCCCCAGAAACCAATACAAATAGCTCCGAAATAAAAGCAGATGCTATTAATGCAACAATGGCTGGAACCTTAGCCAGCGCCTATGACTACCTCATGGGCACTTCGGGGCCTGCGTTACCATCCAGTACGTGTACATCCAAGAAATATGTCATTCTGGTCACTGACGGTTTACCGACTGTTGACAACCAGGGCGGGCTTTGGCCGCCACTAGGCAGCGCTGCGGCGGCCGGATATGGGGTGACGGCCACTTTCAACCAAAACGGCACCGTGAACACCACGAATGACCAGGCCCTTACCGACACCATCGCCGCCATTACGACACTACAGCAGGCGGGGATAGATACCTACGTGGTGGGCATGGGTGCCGGTGTGGACCCCAGCTTGAACCCAACGGCCTATGCGACGCTCAACGCCATGGCCATTGCCGGCGGCACGCAGAAGGCGATAGCCGCCACCAGCCCTGCCGCCGTGGCGCAGTCCCTGACCGCCATCCTGCAAGCCATTGAGGCCAACCAGAGTACCACCGGCGTGGCGCTGAACTCGTCCAGTCAAGCGGGAGCCAACTTGGTTTATCAGGCCAGCTATACCACCAAGGTCTGGATCGGCAACCTCAAGGCGGAAACCCTGAGCAGTGTGTTGAGCACCCCCAACTCCCCGACCATTTCGTGGCAAGCCGTGGGCGCCAACCCCGGCGGTACCATAACCAGCGGCAGTCTGCAAAACGGGTCGGCACCTAATGTCTTTAGCTGGAACCCGGCCTGCACCAAAACAACCGCATGCGGCATTCCCTTTACCTGGAATTCTTTATCTTCTACCCAGCAAACAGACCTGGACCAGGGCTACTACAGCACGCTCTCCGGCAGCCAACAAGCCAGCTTTGGAAGTGCTGCCGCATATGGTCAAGCCATCATGCAATGGCTGCTGAACGGCAACACCAGCGGCGGCGTCTTCCGCACACCGTCAGCCCTGCTTGCCGACATTGTGGACAGTACGCCGCTCTATGTAGGGCCACCGAATGATGGCAGCCTGGAGCCTTCCTATCAGAACTTCGTCACCGCACACGCCACTCGCACGCCGATGGTCTATGTGGGTTCCAACGGCGGCATGTTGTACGGTTTCAATGCCCTTACCGGCGCGCCGGTCTTCAGCTTCGTGCCCAATGGGGTTTATCCCAATCTGGCGCAGCTCCCTCAACTGAATTACACCCACCAATACTACGTGGATGGCAGCCCAACGGAAGCGGATATCCAGTTTTCCGGCGGCACAACTCCCTGGAACAGCGTGCTGGTCGGCGGCCTGGACAGTGGTGGCGACAGTATCTACGCCCTCAATGTCACCGATCCCACCAGTTTCTCCGCTTCGGATGTGATGTGGGAGTTTACCAACCCGGATTTGGGGCTCACCTACAGTCAGCCGCAGATCGCTGAGGTGGATGACAACGGCACGCCCACCTGGGCGGCGATTTTTGGCTCGGGCTACAACAGCCCGGCGGGGTGGCCTTACCTGTTCATCGTCAACGCGCAGACCGGCACGCTCATTCAATCCGTCGACCTCTGTAGTTACCTGCCCGCTAGTGAAGCCAGCTATTGCAGTGCCAGTTATCCGGATGGCTTATCGACCCCTGCGGTTGCCAGTTCCGGTAATGGCTTCGTCGCTGGCACAGTCTACGCAGGTGATCTGCAGGGCAACCTCTGGCGCATCAACGTGCAACAATTGTTAAACCCGACCACTAGCACTAGCTCGGGTACCCAACCGCCTGCAGTATCTGTACTTTTTCATGCGACGACCACACAAACCACCACCAGCAGCACCGGGGTGACCACAACCACCACGGTGCCGCAGCCCATTACCACACAACCGACAGTCACAGCCAGTCCTCGGGGGGCACCTCCCGGCAACTTTGTGACCTTTGGCACGGGCCAGCTACTGACCACCAGTGATCTGACCAATACCAATGTGCAATCCATTTACGCCGTTCTCGACAACGGATCAGGTACCACCATCACCCAAAGCCAGCTACAGGCACGGGGTATCACTGGCGCCACGGCCACTAACGGCCAGAAGGTTATCGTGGCTGCGGCCAATACCAGCAATCTGATCAACTGGGCTTCACAGGACGGTTGGTATCTCCCCCTCACCGATGCGGGGAGCGGAAACATTCCGGTGGGTCTGCGCTCCATTACCAACATGGATTTGAATCTCAACCGGCTGATCTTTACGCTGTATGCGCCAAACACGGCCACCTGCGGAGGCACCGGTCAGAGCTACCTGATGATTCTCAACTATGCGGAAGGCACCACCTTTGGACAGCCCCAATTTTTCGTCAACAACAACCTCAGCAACCCACTCACGTCAGGTGGCGCTAATGTTTCCGGCGTCTCGCTGGGCAACCAATATGCGGGGGCACCCACGCAATCCGGCAATCACCTGCTGATACCCTTGGGTAATGGTACCATCACGCCATTCACCTTGGCACCGCCCCCTCTCTCACCCGTGGGATGGCGGAGTATTATTCAGTGA
- a CDS encoding prepilin-type N-terminal cleavage/methylation domain-containing protein: MQPANTSFNLNHSGTRNAQGLTLVELMVAMVISIIVGIAIFEVFAQTEFGYLHNRGTGDIVNADRHALHVVSTYLSNAGYGMAGLPGCQTTYTYQNGANTPVSAITVSPGGAPTTSAPQPVSLTINLSASQFAGVPMGQMVQSPSPSATNFHLNSSVAGTTCQTSIQSGDTLIAAFSGGACGMVVATNTPSSYQGACVINFAPGRNPNNPPGGFNSLIPNLTKADMAAAQVYDVGNGQLSSLTFSVVPGTAAGPGQLQLSSGGGTPALFAQGIDDLQVLFGYNTTGGQSVTSYGYFPTQQQLSSNPSLISDIRTVMVVMVAQSGLKTAGTVTPGQLLLIPAIPASESVTGADLPAVYYQPPAGVNSEQFNVMRTTVPVMNLIWH; encoded by the coding sequence ATGCAGCCAGCGAATACATCGTTCAACCTTAACCATTCCGGCACGCGCAACGCGCAGGGCTTAACCCTGGTCGAACTGATGGTGGCGATGGTAATTTCCATCATCGTGGGTATCGCCATTTTTGAGGTTTTCGCACAAACCGAATTTGGTTACCTCCATAATCGGGGTACCGGGGATATTGTCAACGCCGACCGTCATGCACTGCACGTCGTGTCCACCTATCTCAGTAATGCAGGTTATGGCATGGCAGGTCTGCCCGGGTGCCAGACCACCTACACTTACCAAAATGGTGCCAATACGCCGGTATCTGCTATTACGGTGAGTCCCGGCGGCGCCCCAACCACGAGCGCCCCCCAACCGGTGTCCTTAACCATCAACCTGAGTGCGTCCCAATTCGCCGGGGTGCCTATGGGGCAGATGGTGCAAAGCCCATCGCCCAGCGCGACCAATTTCCATCTGAATTCCTCGGTTGCGGGCACAACGTGTCAAACGAGCATTCAGTCCGGGGATACGCTGATCGCGGCGTTTAGCGGTGGTGCTTGCGGCATGGTCGTCGCCACCAACACACCAAGCAGCTATCAAGGCGCCTGTGTGATCAATTTCGCCCCAGGCCGTAACCCGAACAACCCGCCGGGAGGATTCAATAGCCTGATTCCCAACCTGACTAAGGCAGATATGGCCGCTGCTCAGGTGTACGACGTCGGTAACGGTCAACTGAGCAGCCTCACCTTTTCGGTGGTGCCGGGTACCGCGGCAGGACCGGGCCAACTTCAGCTTTCGTCTGGCGGCGGCACACCTGCGCTTTTTGCCCAAGGCATTGACGATTTGCAGGTGCTCTTCGGCTATAACACCACAGGTGGCCAATCCGTCACCAGCTATGGGTACTTTCCAACCCAGCAGCAACTCTCTTCAAATCCGAGCTTAATAAGCGATATCCGCACGGTTATGGTGGTGATGGTGGCGCAGAGCGGGTTAAAAACGGCTGGAACCGTAACCCCCGGCCAGTTGTTGCTCATTCCTGCCATTCCGGCGTCAGAGAGTGTCACGGGGGCCGATCTGCCTGCGGTGTACTATCAGCCCCCCGCCGGAGTCAACAGCGAGCAATTCAACGTCATGCGCACCACGGTTCCCGTGATGAACCTGATCTGGCACTAG
- a CDS encoding prepilin-type N-terminal cleavage/methylation domain-containing protein, translating into MNKVQKERGMSLIEVMIAMTILAIGLLGLAYLQSNAAQYFGTAAVNSNAAFLSNAMLANIWGGGNSNISGFNNVDTANSSTWPQSGVSAWAVSTWASNVQSTLPGGQGTIQVLNSSGGACTQPPCTATVAITWSSASGTQTYAASEYIVQP; encoded by the coding sequence ATGAATAAGGTGCAAAAAGAGCGCGGCATGTCGCTCATTGAGGTGATGATCGCCATGACGATCCTCGCTATCGGTCTGCTCGGTCTGGCCTATTTGCAGTCTAATGCAGCCCAGTATTTTGGCACGGCTGCCGTCAACAGCAATGCCGCCTTCCTCAGCAACGCCATGCTGGCCAACATCTGGGGAGGTGGGAATTCTAACATCAGCGGTTTTAACAACGTGGACACGGCCAATTCGTCCACCTGGCCACAAAGCGGAGTTTCCGCATGGGCGGTGTCCACCTGGGCCAGCAACGTCCAAAGCACCCTTCCCGGCGGCCAGGGAACCATTCAGGTATTGAACTCTTCCGGCGGTGCCTGTACGCAACCACCTTGCACTGCCACCGTCGCCATTACCTGGTCCAGCGCGTCAGGAACACAGACCTATGCAGCCAGCGAATACATCGTTCAACCTTAA
- a CDS encoding type II secretion system F family protein encodes MASVLSKDKKSALREAKTYDFTWEATAPGGSEKKKGEMNAVSANAVRANLRRMGMMPTAVRKAPQPLFGERGVKEAQVVVMVRQLSTMINAGVPIVQSFELLVSATSGAGMKKLLTGILKHLKEGESLSQAMAHFPKYFDRLFVSLVAAGEQGGILDTILLRLAEYREKTLALNKKVKSAMFYPAAIITVMVVVVVILMIFVIPVFSQLFSSFGATLPLLTQVVINISDWMKSHWYIVVLVPIASVWLFIYAYKRNLSFKTVIDRFSLKIPVLGDILLKGAVARFMRTLSTMQGAGVPIMEALGTLSKVSGNVIIERSVLAARDDVATGGRITTRLKADGVFPIMATQMLAIGEETGAIEVMSGKVADFYESEVEESVSRLSTLMEPMIMVVLGIIVGTLVVAMYLPIFKMGAVVTHGG; translated from the coding sequence ATGGCATCGGTCCTGAGTAAAGACAAGAAATCCGCACTCCGCGAGGCGAAGACCTACGACTTTACCTGGGAGGCGACTGCGCCCGGCGGGAGCGAAAAGAAAAAGGGCGAGATGAACGCCGTCTCCGCCAACGCCGTGCGCGCCAACCTGCGCCGCATGGGCATGATGCCGACCGCGGTGCGCAAAGCGCCGCAGCCCCTGTTCGGGGAAAGGGGTGTCAAGGAAGCGCAAGTGGTGGTGATGGTCCGCCAGCTCTCCACCATGATCAACGCCGGCGTGCCCATCGTGCAGTCTTTCGAACTGCTGGTATCCGCCACCTCCGGCGCGGGCATGAAAAAACTGCTCACGGGGATTCTCAAGCATCTGAAAGAAGGTGAATCTCTGTCGCAGGCCATGGCCCACTTCCCCAAATATTTCGACCGCCTTTTCGTGTCCCTGGTCGCCGCCGGTGAGCAGGGAGGCATCCTCGACACCATCCTCCTGCGCCTGGCCGAGTATCGCGAAAAGACCCTGGCGCTGAACAAAAAGGTCAAGTCGGCCATGTTCTACCCGGCGGCCATCATCACCGTCATGGTCGTGGTCGTGGTGATCCTGATGATTTTCGTCATCCCGGTATTCTCACAGCTCTTCAGCAGCTTCGGTGCCACTCTGCCGCTGCTGACGCAGGTCGTCATCAACATCTCCGACTGGATGAAAAGCCACTGGTACATCGTGGTGCTCGTACCCATCGCCTCGGTATGGCTCTTTATCTACGCCTACAAGCGCAACCTGTCCTTCAAAACCGTCATAGACCGTTTCTCTCTGAAAATCCCGGTGCTCGGCGATATCCTGCTGAAAGGTGCCGTGGCGCGCTTCATGCGCACCCTGTCCACCATGCAGGGGGCAGGCGTGCCCATCATGGAAGCCCTGGGAACCCTTTCCAAAGTGTCCGGTAATGTCATCATCGAGCGTAGCGTCCTGGCCGCCCGTGACGACGTCGCTACTGGCGGGCGCATCACCACCCGGCTCAAGGCCGACGGCGTCTTTCCCATCATGGCCACCCAGATGCTCGCCATCGGTGAGGAAACCGGCGCCATCGAAGTCATGTCCGGCAAAGTCGCCGACTTTTACGAGAGCGAAGTCGAAGAATCCGTCAGTCGCCTTTCCACCCTCATGGAACCCATGATCATGGTAGTGCTCGGCATCATCGTCGGCACCCTGGTCGTCGCCATGTACCTGCCGATCTTCAAGATGGGCGCGGTGGTGACGCATGGGGGGTGA
- a CDS encoding prepilin-type N-terminal cleavage/methylation domain-containing protein, which yields MRSQTIKIQRNSGFTLIELMIVIAIIGILAAIAIPQYFAYIETAKAQTVSGNLKIAVDAVTNALAASNNAVSTNIYSTLNGQAAHDVADPVYGSGTPAFIAAPGTQAGKCGQVLIDAATISQTGPQQVSVQVSTTNCTGSLGTVIARACSAEGFIHAATTTGVIITQNGAVTP from the coding sequence ATGCGCAGTCAAACAATAAAAATCCAGAGGAACAGCGGTTTCACCCTCATCGAACTAATGATCGTCATTGCCATTATCGGGATTCTCGCAGCCATTGCGATTCCGCAGTATTTTGCGTACATCGAAACCGCCAAGGCGCAAACGGTATCGGGTAATCTGAAAATAGCGGTGGATGCGGTGACCAATGCGTTAGCGGCCAGCAATAACGCTGTGAGTACCAATATTTACAGCACCCTGAACGGACAGGCAGCCCATGACGTGGCTGACCCGGTATATGGTTCTGGCACGCCGGCTTTTATTGCCGCACCTGGCACCCAAGCGGGGAAATGCGGGCAGGTGCTCATTGATGCCGCCACCATCAGCCAGACAGGGCCACAGCAGGTAAGCGTGCAAGTCAGCACCACAAACTGCACGGGCAGTCTTGGTACCGTCATTGCCCGTGCCTGTAGTGCCGAAGGATTTATCCATGCCGCCACCACAACTGGCGTCATTATCACCCAAAATGGGGCTGTCACCCCGTAA
- a CDS encoding prepilin-type N-terminal cleavage/methylation domain-containing protein: MSMLVKKAKASAEAGFTLIELMIVIAIIGILAAIAIPQYEQYIETSKATTITQDFHQLVTQGTAAVAAGAAGQETTIAMPTNYTGVEGCAVFTAGTASATSATPSSVATISVLPNQSVAFKVDYSSCPGSLPTKITNALTAQGISASSNAITANIDQNGAVSYN, encoded by the coding sequence ATGAGTATGCTAGTCAAGAAGGCCAAGGCCAGCGCCGAAGCCGGTTTCACCCTCATCGAACTGATGATCGTCATTGCCATCATCGGCATTCTGGCGGCCATCGCCATTCCGCAGTATGAGCAATATATTGAGACATCGAAAGCTACAACCATCACGCAAGATTTCCATCAATTGGTTACACAGGGTACGGCCGCAGTAGCTGCAGGTGCTGCCGGACAGGAAACGACGATTGCAATGCCAACTAACTACACGGGCGTTGAAGGATGCGCGGTATTCACAGCAGGCACAGCAAGTGCAACTAGTGCTACACCTTCATCAGTTGCAACTATTTCTGTATTGCCAAATCAATCGGTAGCATTCAAAGTTGATTATAGTAGCTGCCCCGGTAGCCTTCCAACTAAAATAACTAATGCATTAACTGCGCAAGGGATATCTGCTAGTAGCAATGCTATCACAGCAAATATCGATCAAAACGGTGCTGTGTCATATAACTAA
- a CDS encoding tetratricopeptide repeat protein — translation MTPSDDASLLVCAQTAALLTGKTDRTIINWLESGAIKGKTVPAGHLPRGQTWKIDLSSMAEHIPTELTGEFMESVQKAEAGDARETTNVATYFSMSGADKIAVSWFELAAKRGDADAMNWLWDSYYHGYGVEPDFAVAIQWLGKAAKQGSMMAQSTVESLRKIDAVLREQQKDEHHDILEDIKRLANMNHIPSQGRPRGVQ, via the coding sequence ATGACACCATCGGACGACGCAAGCCTTCTCGTCTGTGCCCAAACCGCCGCGTTACTCACTGGCAAAACGGATCGAACCATTATCAATTGGCTGGAATCCGGCGCGATCAAGGGCAAGACGGTTCCTGCCGGGCATCTTCCGCGCGGCCAGACGTGGAAAATAGACCTGTCCAGCATGGCTGAACACATTCCAACCGAACTGACTGGCGAATTCATGGAGAGCGTCCAGAAAGCAGAAGCAGGGGACGCGCGAGAAACCACCAACGTGGCCACCTATTTTTCCATGTCGGGCGCCGATAAGATCGCCGTGAGTTGGTTTGAATTGGCGGCCAAGAGGGGCGATGCCGATGCCATGAACTGGCTATGGGACAGTTATTACCATGGATACGGGGTAGAACCGGATTTCGCCGTAGCCATACAGTGGCTAGGGAAAGCGGCGAAACAGGGGTCGATGATGGCGCAATCCACCGTCGAAAGTTTGCGTAAAATAGACGCTGTACTCAGAGAGCAACAAAAGGATGAACATCATGACATTCTTGAAGATATAAAAAGACTGGCGAATATGAATCATATCCCCTCACAGGGAAGACCAAGAGGCGTTCAATGA
- a CDS encoding HipA domain-containing protein, whose protein sequence is MGVSPTRKYQADGGPGIEDILAFLNGAVAPREDRLRFMRAQIVFWLLAAIDGHAKNFSVFLTPGGYKLTPLYDVMSASPYPQLSPHKIKLAMAVGKNRLFLLLNCSGINAHLSSLRNLNQRHP, encoded by the coding sequence CTGGGCGTATCCCCGACGCGCAAATATCAGGCTGACGGCGGACCGGGTATTGAGGACATTCTCGCGTTTCTCAACGGGGCGGTTGCGCCTCGGGAAGACCGCCTGCGCTTTATGAGGGCGCAGATAGTATTTTGGCTTCTGGCGGCCATCGATGGGCACGCTAAGAATTTCTCCGTCTTTCTCACGCCAGGTGGCTACAAGCTCACCCCGCTCTATGACGTGATGTCAGCTTCACCCTATCCGCAACTCTCGCCGCACAAGATCAAACTGGCCATGGCTGTTGGCAAGAATCGTCTATTTCTTCTTCTGAATTGCTCCGGCATCAACGCTCATCTGAGTAGCCTCAGAAACCTCAACCAACGCCATCCTTGA
- a CDS encoding type II toxin-antitoxin system HicB family antitoxin — MDLPTASHPYTQGLPNEGDQKIFRGEGASVMGNIIEYNGYQASIEYSSEDCILFGRVLHINSLITFEASDASAIEAAFRSAIDEYLEYCKRANVEPNKAYSGTLNVRIGSERHRNIAFSASKEGCSVNETICKAIDLFFENRSKSTIQNGSFLTGNQWEKVPQDDWKWSLAMQSDDDGGNNERRH, encoded by the coding sequence TTGGACCTGCCGACCGCATCCCACCCCTATACTCAAGGGTTACCAAATGAGGGAGATCAGAAAATTTTTAGAGGAGAAGGGGCTTCTGTAATGGGCAACATCATCGAGTACAATGGCTATCAAGCATCCATCGAATATAGTTCGGAAGACTGTATTCTTTTCGGCAGGGTGCTGCATATCAATAGCTTGATTACTTTTGAAGCCAGCGACGCTTCTGCAATCGAAGCTGCATTTCGCAGCGCAATAGATGAGTATTTGGAATATTGCAAACGCGCCAATGTGGAACCGAACAAAGCATACAGCGGTACACTAAACGTGCGCATCGGCTCTGAAAGACATAGAAATATCGCATTCTCTGCTAGCAAAGAAGGATGTAGCGTAAACGAGACCATATGTAAAGCGATCGACTTGTTCTTTGAGAATAGATCAAAATCAACCATACAAAATGGATCTTTTCTAACGGGTAACCAGTGGGAAAAGGTGCCTCAAGACGATTGGAAGTGGTCTCTAGCGATGCAATCGGATGATGATGGGGGCAATAATGAACGGCGCCACTAA
- a CDS encoding type II toxin-antitoxin system HicA family toxin, whose product MTRQDKLKDRFCATPQPKDFAWDELVRLLGSLDFHLDHAGGGSHCRFVCQSDPSVVIWTCRPHPTPILKGYQMREIRKFLEEKGLL is encoded by the coding sequence ATGACGAGACAGGACAAACTGAAGGATCGTTTTTGCGCAACACCGCAACCGAAAGACTTCGCTTGGGATGAACTGGTAAGGTTACTTGGTTCCCTGGACTTCCATCTAGATCATGCCGGAGGCGGGTCACATTGCCGTTTTGTATGCCAATCCGATCCGTCGGTAGTGATTTGGACCTGCCGACCGCATCCCACCCCTATACTCAAGGGTTACCAAATGAGGGAGATCAGAAAATTTTTAGAGGAGAAGGGGCTTCTGTAA
- the istB gene encoding IS21-like element helper ATPase IstB, which produces MQTQELSSNLRALRLSGILDSLEARNRQAVDGQMAYTEFLAMLLQDEVARRDQRKFDTLLRQAHFRNHKTLEDFAFDRLPNLNRSLVHDLATGRYLQEQAPILIVGPCGTGKSHLAQALGHCAIRQGVDVLFITQGDLVGSLHAARATGGFDRRFRQLAKVTLLIIDDFGLKPMRPPHDEDFHDLIAERYERVSTMLTSNLDFAEWGDVFPANRMLGVATLDRLRHGAYRLILEGDSFRAPRPLPESPKNTIAKGAKNTHS; this is translated from the coding sequence ATGCAAACCCAAGAGTTGAGCAGTAATCTTCGCGCCCTGCGCCTGTCCGGTATCCTGGATTCCCTGGAAGCTCGTAATCGGCAAGCGGTGGATGGTCAAATGGCCTATACCGAGTTCCTCGCCATGCTCCTGCAGGATGAAGTGGCCCGCCGGGACCAACGGAAATTCGACACCCTCCTGCGTCAGGCCCACTTCCGGAATCACAAAACCCTGGAAGACTTCGCCTTTGACCGGTTACCGAACCTGAACCGCTCTCTGGTGCATGATCTGGCTACGGGTCGCTACCTGCAGGAGCAGGCACCTATCCTGATCGTCGGGCCCTGTGGCACCGGCAAGAGCCATCTCGCCCAGGCGCTGGGGCATTGTGCCATCCGCCAGGGGGTGGACGTGCTCTTTATCACCCAAGGTGATCTGGTGGGCTCCCTGCATGCGGCGCGGGCCACCGGTGGCTTTGACCGGCGCTTCCGCCAACTCGCCAAGGTAACCCTGCTTATCATCGATGACTTCGGACTCAAACCCATGCGCCCGCCCCATGATGAGGACTTCCACGACCTCATCGCCGAACGTTACGAACGGGTTTCTACCATGCTGACCAGTAATCTCGACTTCGCCGAGTGGGGGGACGTCTTCCCGGCCAACCGCATGCTCGGGGTAGCCACACTGGATCGGCTACGCCACGGCGCCTATCGACTGATCCTGGAAGGCGATAGTTTTCGCGCCCCACGACCGCTCCCGGAATCCCCCAAAAACACCATTGCGAAAGGAGCCAAAAACACCCATTCTTAA